The following are encoded together in the Arthrobacter sp. Y-9 genome:
- the hutG gene encoding formimidoylglutamase — MTLRAPSIDVPPQPWTGRHDGDGPEHARHWQRVQALSATAEAGTAVGEAASTGRPAVVVGFASDAGVARNKGRVGAAAGAAAIRAALGPLAVHDERVLADAGDVRVEGDRLEDGQARFGAAVAQLIDDGALTVGLGGGHEIAYASYRGVAGSAKVTGGARWGVLNLDAHFDLRDEENPSSGTPFLQMAHEEKALGRELHYAVLGISRPNNTRVLFDEAESLGVTYLLDEDCSREAAEAFVREFVDGLDVVYLTIDLDVLPAAVAPGVSAPAAYGVPLEIINAVCRQVAASGKLLHVDVAELNPGFDIDGRTAKVAARLLDTILGAALKG; from the coding sequence ATGACCCTGCGCGCACCCTCCATCGACGTCCCGCCCCAGCCCTGGACCGGCCGCCACGATGGCGACGGCCCCGAGCACGCCCGCCATTGGCAGCGCGTGCAGGCCCTGTCCGCCACGGCTGAGGCCGGCACCGCGGTCGGCGAGGCGGCGAGCACGGGGCGACCCGCCGTCGTCGTCGGGTTCGCGAGTGACGCCGGGGTGGCCCGCAACAAGGGCCGCGTCGGAGCCGCCGCGGGGGCCGCCGCGATCCGCGCCGCGCTCGGTCCGCTCGCCGTGCACGACGAGCGCGTGCTCGCCGACGCCGGGGATGTCCGCGTGGAGGGCGACCGGCTGGAGGACGGGCAGGCGCGGTTCGGCGCCGCGGTCGCGCAGCTGATCGACGACGGCGCGCTGACGGTCGGCCTCGGCGGTGGCCATGAGATCGCGTACGCCAGCTACCGGGGCGTCGCCGGGAGCGCGAAGGTCACCGGCGGTGCGCGCTGGGGCGTGCTGAACCTGGACGCGCACTTCGACCTCCGGGATGAGGAGAACCCCAGCTCCGGCACCCCGTTCCTGCAGATGGCCCACGAGGAGAAGGCCCTGGGCCGGGAACTGCACTACGCCGTGCTGGGCATCAGCCGGCCGAACAACACCCGCGTGCTCTTCGACGAAGCCGAGAGTCTCGGCGTGACGTACCTCCTCGACGAGGACTGCTCACGGGAGGCGGCGGAGGCTTTCGTCCGTGAGTTCGTGGACGGCCTGGACGTCGTCTATCTGACGATCGACCTGGACGTGCTGCCCGCCGCCGTCGCGCCCGGAGTCAGCGCCCCCGCCGCCTACGGGGTGCCGCTGGAGATCATCAACGCCGTCTGCCGTCAGGTCGCGGCGAGCGGGAAGCTCCTGCATGTGGACGTCGCCGAGCTGAACCCCGGTTTCGACATCGACGGCCGCACCGCGAAGGTCGCCGCACGCCTCCTCGACACCATCCTGGGCGCCGCGCTCAAGGGCTGA
- a CDS encoding SDR family oxidoreductase → MSTPTGISAFSLEGRTALVTGSSQGIGRTLAEGLAAAGATVVVHGRDADKAARAAQEIAAATGATTRSVTFDVTDAAAVDAGIAALEADLGTPDILVNNAGIQRRSPIGEFSDEDWDALLATNLSSAFYLSRRVSRGMVERGSGKLIQIGSVQSQLARPGIAPYSATKGAIVMLTKGLCADLAPLGIQANAIAPGYFATELTQALVDDEQFSSWVRGRTPAGRWGDTKDLVGALVFLASSASDFVNGQTLFVDGGMTAVV, encoded by the coding sequence ATGAGCACTCCCACAGGAATCTCCGCTTTCAGCCTGGAGGGCCGGACGGCCCTCGTGACCGGATCCAGCCAGGGCATCGGCCGGACCCTCGCGGAGGGGCTCGCCGCGGCGGGCGCCACCGTGGTCGTCCACGGACGCGACGCCGATAAGGCCGCCCGAGCCGCGCAGGAGATCGCCGCGGCCACCGGCGCCACGACGCGCAGCGTGACCTTCGACGTGACCGATGCCGCCGCCGTCGACGCCGGCATCGCCGCACTGGAAGCGGATCTCGGCACGCCGGACATCCTCGTGAACAACGCGGGCATCCAGCGCCGGTCCCCGATCGGCGAGTTCAGCGACGAGGACTGGGACGCCCTGCTGGCGACCAACCTCTCCAGCGCGTTCTACCTGTCCCGGCGCGTCAGCCGCGGCATGGTGGAGCGGGGGAGCGGCAAGCTCATCCAGATCGGCAGCGTGCAGAGTCAGTTGGCACGGCCGGGCATCGCGCCGTACTCGGCCACCAAGGGCGCCATCGTGATGCTGACCAAGGGTCTCTGTGCGGACCTCGCGCCGCTCGGCATCCAGGCCAACGCGATAGCCCCGGGCTACTTCGCCACCGAACTCACGCAGGCACTCGTCGACGACGAGCAGTTCTCCTCCTGGGTCCGTGGCCGCACGCCTGCGGGCCGCTGGGGCGACACGAAGGACCTCGTGGGCGCGCTCGTCTTCCTGGCGAGCTCCGCCAGCGACTTCGTCAACGGCCAGACGCTGTTCGTTGACGGCGGCATGACGGCGGTCGTCTGA
- a CDS encoding GntR family transcriptional regulator — translation MLITIDVTSPLPVFEQLREQIAAQIMLGALPVGERLPPIRQLASDLALSPGTVARSYAALEAAGMIVTMRGQGTRVAPRDRVVDDGLNRAADAFLQAGRKSGLGLNELIALLRARHR, via the coding sequence ATGCTCATCACCATCGATGTCACGAGTCCCCTCCCCGTCTTCGAGCAGCTCCGGGAGCAGATCGCGGCCCAGATCATGCTCGGGGCGCTGCCCGTCGGCGAGCGCCTGCCTCCGATCCGGCAGCTCGCCTCCGACCTGGCCCTCTCCCCCGGCACCGTGGCCCGCAGCTACGCCGCCCTCGAGGCCGCGGGCATGATCGTGACGATGCGTGGCCAGGGCACCCGGGTCGCGCCGCGGGACCGGGTCGTCGACGACGGGCTGAACCGCGCCGCGGATGCGTTTCTCCAGGCCGGCCGGAAGTCCGGGCTGGGCCTCAACGAGCTGATCGCCCTGCTGCGGGCCCGGCACCGCTGA
- a CDS encoding MFS transporter, giving the protein MTTQDSVQHPGSSDPEYAKNLQRATLASSVGSALEYFDFALYGLSTALIFNLLFFPQGDPAMATVAAFATYGVGFLARPFGGLFFGRLGDRLGRKWVLVVTILLMGGASTAIGFLPTYNAIGIWAPILLVTLRLLQGFGAGAEQAGSTVLMAEYAPVKRRGFFSALPFIGIQAGTLLAGLVFSAISLLPKEQLMTWGWRVPFLMSFVLIIVAILIRTKLRETPTFVELEKHEQVQDKPVKEIFTKGLPGVIVGIGLRMAENGGSYMFQTLALSFFVSVVGKNADKGLLAWGVTLGSLIGVFSVPFAGVLSDRFGRRTVYRFGAVFMLLYSFPAWWLLSLGNHALAVAVVAVGIGVAVNTMLGPQCAMLPELFGNKHRYLGVAMAREISAVLAGGLAGVLGAYIIAVSNGNWLLLAVYMATLALITTCSTFLVPETLRRDLLRTDDAVKVSRNEAGDGVEATTQRLVKVEA; this is encoded by the coding sequence GTGACCACTCAGGACTCGGTCCAGCATCCTGGGTCTTCGGACCCGGAGTACGCCAAGAACCTCCAGCGCGCCACCCTGGCCTCCAGCGTCGGAAGCGCCCTCGAATACTTCGATTTCGCCCTCTACGGCCTGTCCACGGCCCTGATCTTCAACCTGCTGTTCTTCCCGCAGGGTGATCCGGCCATGGCGACCGTCGCGGCGTTCGCCACCTACGGCGTCGGCTTCCTGGCCCGCCCCTTCGGCGGCCTGTTCTTCGGTCGACTCGGCGACCGGCTCGGCCGCAAGTGGGTTCTCGTCGTGACGATCCTGCTCATGGGCGGCGCCTCCACGGCCATCGGTTTCCTGCCCACGTATAACGCCATCGGCATCTGGGCCCCGATCCTGCTGGTGACGCTCCGCCTGCTGCAGGGCTTCGGCGCCGGCGCCGAGCAGGCGGGTTCCACCGTCCTGATGGCCGAGTACGCGCCGGTCAAGCGCCGCGGCTTCTTCTCCGCCCTGCCGTTCATCGGCATCCAGGCGGGCACGCTGCTCGCCGGTCTGGTCTTCAGCGCCATCTCGCTGCTGCCCAAGGAACAGCTCATGACCTGGGGCTGGCGCGTGCCGTTCCTGATGTCCTTCGTGCTGATCATCGTCGCCATCCTCATCCGCACCAAGCTCCGTGAGACCCCCACCTTCGTCGAGCTGGAGAAGCACGAGCAGGTCCAGGACAAGCCCGTCAAGGAGATCTTCACCAAGGGTCTGCCCGGCGTGATCGTGGGCATCGGCCTGCGCATGGCCGAGAACGGCGGCTCCTACATGTTCCAGACGCTGGCCCTGAGCTTCTTCGTTTCCGTGGTCGGCAAGAACGCGGACAAAGGCCTCCTGGCCTGGGGCGTCACCCTCGGTTCGCTCATCGGCGTGTTCTCCGTGCCGTTCGCCGGCGTTCTCTCCGACCGCTTCGGACGCCGCACGGTCTACCGTTTCGGCGCCGTCTTCATGCTGCTGTACTCCTTCCCGGCCTGGTGGCTCCTGTCCCTCGGCAACCACGCACTCGCCGTGGCCGTCGTCGCGGTGGGCATCGGCGTGGCCGTGAACACCATGCTCGGCCCGCAGTGCGCCATGCTCCCTGAGCTGTTCGGCAACAAGCACCGCTACCTGGGTGTGGCCATGGCCCGCGAGATCTCCGCGGTCCTGGCCGGCGGCCTCGCCGGTGTGCTGGGCGCCTACATCATCGCCGTGAGCAACGGGAACTGGCTCCTGCTCGCCGTGTACATGGCGACCCTGGCCCTCATCACCACCTGCTCCACGTTCCTGGTCCCCGAGACGCTGCGCCGTGACCTCCTCCGCACCGACGACGCCGTCAAGGTCTCCCGCAACGAGGCCGGCGACGGTGTGGAAGCCACCACGCAGCGCCTGGTAAAGGTGGAGGCATGA
- a CDS encoding fumarylacetoacetate hydrolase family protein: MRLARLAAPSSPHDGAARWVRAEGDTWVPVEDPFAAFARGEAPADLPGGTVTGDFLPPCEPLLVIGIAQNGPEHHSPVQAWLKSPRTVVASGAPVALRRDAGVPAIEGEIAVVIGKDTDGLTAGNAHEYVLGVTAVNDVSSPDRAVLDPRNFEGKGGAGYTPLGPWIDTEAGIDEVPMTVRIDGVERVSTGTWDLPASIRECLVYVTHWLRLGPGDVIMTGAPRSNFRVEPGAFVEIEVAGMVLTTPTS, translated from the coding sequence ATGCGGCTCGCCCGCCTGGCCGCCCCGTCTTCGCCGCACGACGGCGCGGCCCGCTGGGTCCGCGCGGAGGGCGACACCTGGGTGCCGGTCGAGGACCCCTTCGCCGCCTTCGCACGCGGCGAGGCTCCCGCGGACCTTCCCGGTGGGACGGTGACCGGGGACTTCCTGCCCCCGTGCGAACCGCTCCTGGTGATCGGCATCGCCCAGAACGGCCCGGAGCACCACAGTCCGGTGCAGGCCTGGCTCAAGAGCCCTCGGACCGTCGTGGCGAGCGGCGCCCCGGTGGCACTGCGCCGCGACGCCGGGGTGCCTGCGATCGAAGGGGAGATCGCCGTCGTCATCGGCAAGGACACCGACGGCCTCACGGCGGGGAACGCCCACGAGTACGTGCTGGGCGTGACGGCCGTGAACGACGTGTCCAGCCCGGACCGCGCCGTCCTGGACCCCCGGAACTTCGAAGGCAAGGGCGGCGCCGGGTACACCCCGCTGGGTCCGTGGATCGACACCGAGGCCGGCATCGACGAGGTGCCGATGACGGTCCGGATCGACGGGGTGGAGAGGGTGTCCACGGGAACGTGGGACCTGCCCGCCTCGATCCGGGAGTGCCTCGTCTACGTGACCCACTGGCTGCGGCTCGGCCCGGGCGACGTGATCATGACGGGCGCCCCGCGTTCCAACTTCAGGGTGGAGCCGGGGGCGTTCGTGGAGATCGAGGTGGCGGGCATGGTCCTGACCACCCCGACCAGCTGA
- a CDS encoding cation:proton antiporter: MGFPALSLVVLVALLGPLLALPRKWHLPLVLGELVAGLVIGRTGFGLVDASDETFTFLADLGFALIMFVAGTHVPVRDARIRSALGRGAIRFGVTVVVSVLLGLGIAALFGLAHAPLYAVLLASSSAALVLPIVDGLRLGGPQVLQTIAAVALADTAAIVALPLAIDPAHAPRAALGALAVGACAVVLFFVLRQGERSGIRRRIHTVSEDRLFAVELRVQLAVLFALAALATLTHVSIMLAGFSFGLAVSAVGEPRRLARQLFAITEGFLGPLFFVWLGASLNMRELAVNPAMIGLGVALGLGAVLSHAVRRFLGAPLPLAVLACAQLGVPVAAATIGTQNHLLAPGEASALILGALLTIAATTVSGAFAARNFTVAEDDASRPATTSPSSPPQAGDVPPPTGDVSP, from the coding sequence ATGGGATTTCCTGCGTTGTCGCTGGTGGTGCTCGTGGCCCTGCTCGGCCCGCTCCTCGCGCTGCCCCGGAAATGGCATCTGCCCCTCGTGCTCGGGGAGCTCGTGGCCGGCCTGGTGATCGGGCGGACGGGCTTCGGGCTGGTCGACGCCTCGGATGAGACCTTCACGTTCCTCGCGGATCTGGGATTCGCGCTCATCATGTTCGTGGCCGGCACGCATGTCCCGGTCCGGGACGCCCGGATCCGCAGCGCTCTGGGCCGGGGCGCCATCCGTTTCGGGGTGACGGTGGTGGTGTCGGTGCTCCTGGGGCTCGGCATCGCCGCGCTTTTCGGACTCGCCCACGCCCCGCTGTACGCCGTTCTGCTGGCCTCGAGTTCGGCGGCGCTGGTCCTGCCGATCGTGGACGGACTGCGGCTCGGAGGTCCCCAGGTGCTCCAGACGATCGCGGCCGTCGCCCTCGCGGACACGGCGGCCATCGTGGCGCTGCCGCTGGCCATCGACCCGGCTCACGCACCACGCGCGGCGCTGGGCGCGCTCGCGGTGGGGGCGTGCGCCGTCGTGCTGTTCTTCGTCCTGCGGCAGGGGGAGCGGAGCGGGATCCGGCGCCGCATCCACACGGTGTCCGAGGACCGGCTGTTCGCGGTCGAGCTGAGGGTGCAGCTGGCGGTGCTGTTCGCCCTCGCGGCCCTCGCCACGCTGACGCACGTCTCGATCATGCTCGCCGGGTTCAGTTTCGGCCTGGCGGTGTCCGCGGTGGGGGAGCCGCGGCGGCTGGCGCGGCAGCTCTTCGCGATCACCGAAGGATTCCTGGGCCCGCTGTTCTTCGTGTGGCTCGGGGCGTCGCTCAACATGCGGGAGCTGGCGGTGAATCCGGCGATGATCGGGCTGGGCGTCGCACTGGGCCTCGGGGCGGTCCTGAGCCATGCGGTCAGGCGGTTCCTCGGTGCGCCGCTGCCGCTCGCCGTCCTGGCCTGCGCGCAGCTCGGGGTTCCCGTGGCCGCCGCGACCATCGGCACGCAGAACCACCTGCTCGCGCCCGGAGAGGCGAGTGCCCTGATCCTCGGGGCGCTCCTGACCATTGCCGCCACGACGGTGTCCGGGGCGTTCGCGGCGAGGAACTTCACGGTGGCGGAGGACGACGCGAGCCGCCCCGCCACCACGTCGCCGTCGTCGCCACCGCAGGCGGGTGACGTCCCACCGCCGACGGGTGACGTCAGCCCTTGA
- a CDS encoding NAD(P)-dependent oxidoreductase, which yields MTHTTLGIIGLGAMGAPMARHLLDSHGSLTITARRPQPDLVEAGATWAETPRDLAASVDALLVMLPDLPQLEKVLSGEDGLLAGVRDSGLLLLIGSTSSATGVRALAERLSAETEGRVRVVDCPVSGGEDGAKAATLSIMLGGADDDATLATELLAPCGNPVHLGPLGAGQVAKACNQMVVSATILALGEATVLADRSGIDLDKMWGLLAGGYAGSRLLDSRREKLVTGDDSPSGVAKYMVKDLASAAEIADATGTRPVLLPTLRAAFDEIVESGLGDQDIAVSRRFVAER from the coding sequence ATGACCCACACGACACTCGGCATCATCGGGCTCGGCGCCATGGGGGCGCCCATGGCCCGGCACCTGCTCGACAGCCATGGAAGCCTGACGATCACCGCCCGTCGCCCCCAGCCGGACCTCGTGGAGGCCGGCGCCACGTGGGCGGAGACTCCGCGCGACCTGGCGGCCTCGGTCGACGCCCTCCTGGTCATGCTCCCAGATCTCCCCCAGCTGGAGAAAGTCCTGTCCGGCGAGGACGGACTCCTCGCCGGCGTCCGGGACAGCGGATTGCTGCTGCTGATCGGCTCCACCAGCTCCGCGACCGGCGTCCGGGCCCTCGCCGAGCGCCTGAGCGCGGAGACGGAGGGCCGCGTCCGCGTCGTCGACTGCCCCGTCTCCGGCGGCGAGGACGGCGCGAAGGCCGCCACGCTCTCGATCATGCTCGGCGGCGCCGACGACGACGCCACCCTGGCCACGGAGCTGCTCGCCCCCTGCGGCAACCCGGTGCACCTGGGGCCGCTCGGCGCGGGACAGGTCGCCAAGGCGTGCAATCAGATGGTCGTCTCCGCGACGATCCTCGCGCTCGGCGAAGCGACGGTCCTGGCCGACCGCTCGGGCATCGACCTCGACAAGATGTGGGGGCTGCTCGCCGGAGGGTACGCGGGGTCGCGACTGCTCGACTCCCGCCGCGAAAAGCTCGTCACCGGCGACGACTCCCCCTCCGGCGTCGCGAAGTACATGGTGAAGGACCTCGCCTCCGCCGCCGAGATCGCCGACGCGACCGGGACCCGCCCGGTCCTCCTGCCGACCCTGCGCGCGGCGTTCGACGAGATCGTGGAATCCGGGCTGGGCGACCAGGACATCGCGGTGAGCCGGAGGTTCGTCGCGGAGCGCTGA
- a CDS encoding IclR family transcriptional regulator, protein MAEPVAVDVPDRVTRDPAPAVTRSLKILGVLAEADGPQTLTEIATALGLAKSSTMNLCLALEDGGMIQRVPAGYQLGRRNAELGGAFAAQFNQIREFYAVCEASPVLRHEVVQVAMLDDHDALYLARHEGSRTVRFGTPLGSRIHAAFSATGNALLMVMDDSRVEEIMADQVPFPRASENSVREMPELLEKLAAARARGYALDPGEGMQGLYGVAVPLEGWAPGDPPLALGVAIQEARATPEHIERVAEALRDAARRLTNPLGASARK, encoded by the coding sequence ATGGCCGAACCCGTCGCCGTCGACGTTCCGGACCGCGTGACGCGCGATCCCGCGCCGGCCGTCACCCGCAGCCTGAAGATCCTGGGCGTGCTCGCCGAGGCCGACGGTCCGCAGACGCTGACGGAGATCGCGACGGCTCTCGGGCTCGCCAAGTCCTCCACCATGAACCTGTGCCTCGCGCTGGAGGACGGCGGGATGATTCAGCGGGTTCCCGCGGGGTACCAGCTGGGCCGGCGCAATGCGGAGCTGGGCGGGGCTTTCGCGGCGCAGTTCAACCAGATCCGCGAGTTCTACGCGGTCTGCGAGGCCTCTCCAGTCCTGCGTCACGAGGTGGTGCAGGTGGCGATGCTGGACGACCACGACGCCCTCTACCTGGCCCGGCACGAGGGCTCCCGGACGGTCCGTTTCGGCACGCCGCTGGGTTCCCGGATCCACGCGGCCTTCAGTGCCACGGGCAATGCCCTGCTCATGGTCATGGACGACTCCCGCGTGGAGGAGATCATGGCCGATCAGGTGCCGTTCCCGCGCGCTTCCGAGAACAGCGTCCGGGAGATGCCGGAGCTCCTGGAGAAGCTTGCCGCCGCGCGGGCCCGGGGGTACGCCCTCGATCCGGGCGAGGGCATGCAGGGGCTGTATGGTGTCGCGGTGCCGCTCGAGGGCTGGGCTCCGGGTGATCCGCCCCTGGCTCTCGGCGTGGCGATCCAGGAGGCCCGGGCGACCCCGGAGCACATCGAACGCGTCGCGGAAGCCCTCCGGGACGCCGCCCGACGGCTGACCAACCCCCTGGGCGCCTCCGCCCGGAAGTAG
- a CDS encoding alpha/beta fold hydrolase, whose product MSSHGASRQALVFGASGLIGRHLVLTLAQAGANVTAAVRSEASAERVRRWLADHGLTQQVGTVIADFDAPGIIAGGPAALPHITEIHCCAGAFRFGMSAEEARSANVGIAEKVVDFAADLPKLQRLVYISGYRVGGQDPTAVPWSEEHRVAVYKELGGYEASKVESDAVFQARALERRVPWTIINPATVIGDSSTGETEQYIGMTKTIEQIWDGTAAALPAGDSTFLPVLTVDYMASFMAAAAVDPEAVDRAFWVLDDATPSLRELLTRAGRRLGAKVPRLQVPVGVIKRLPAWITKADPETLGFLSSDRYPTGPAVELAARHGIPMPDVLLSLDRWVDYLAAHRFGAAKGGDRRFVDVAGVRTFELGDPEASRVILPGLPVNADTWAGVAAGSGARAVDLPGLGLSGGTGVQDWDEWLPALLCGDDVDLVGHSIGAGAAVIAAARFPERVRSLTLVAPFFLQAPGGLPGILRPFVSAYLRRTDAVKLSRRLTGADASAAALESSVSDLKRGTAPHVASQLVRAGSKRWRTELRDALGRYTGPVRIITGSEDPLAPAAVEELEARGDVELITIPGAGHHPQLTHADVLTGLLQGAVARGTRV is encoded by the coding sequence ATGAGCTCGCATGGAGCATCCCGCCAGGCCCTCGTCTTCGGCGCCTCCGGCCTGATCGGCCGCCACCTGGTCCTCACCCTCGCGCAGGCCGGCGCCAACGTCACGGCTGCGGTCCGGAGCGAGGCGTCGGCGGAACGGGTCCGGCGGTGGCTCGCGGACCACGGTCTGACGCAGCAGGTCGGCACGGTGATCGCCGACTTCGACGCCCCGGGGATCATCGCCGGCGGACCGGCCGCGTTGCCCCACATCACCGAGATCCACTGCTGTGCCGGTGCATTCCGCTTCGGCATGTCCGCCGAGGAGGCCCGCAGCGCGAACGTCGGCATCGCCGAGAAGGTCGTCGACTTCGCCGCGGACCTTCCGAAGCTGCAGCGACTCGTCTACATCTCGGGGTACCGCGTCGGCGGTCAGGACCCCACGGCCGTTCCGTGGTCCGAGGAGCATCGCGTGGCGGTGTACAAGGAACTCGGCGGCTACGAGGCCTCCAAGGTGGAATCCGACGCCGTCTTCCAGGCCCGGGCGCTCGAGCGACGCGTGCCCTGGACGATCATCAACCCGGCCACCGTGATCGGCGACAGCTCGACCGGGGAGACCGAGCAGTACATCGGCATGACGAAGACCATCGAACAGATCTGGGACGGCACCGCGGCGGCACTCCCCGCCGGTGACTCGACGTTCCTCCCGGTCCTGACGGTCGATTACATGGCGTCCTTCATGGCGGCGGCCGCTGTCGATCCCGAGGCCGTGGACCGGGCCTTCTGGGTTCTCGACGACGCCACCCCGTCCCTGAGGGAACTGCTCACCCGTGCCGGCAGGCGGCTGGGCGCGAAAGTCCCGCGCCTGCAGGTCCCGGTCGGCGTCATCAAGCGGCTCCCGGCGTGGATCACCAAGGCTGACCCCGAGACGCTCGGCTTCCTGTCCTCGGACCGCTACCCGACCGGACCCGCCGTCGAACTCGCCGCGAGGCACGGCATTCCGATGCCCGACGTTCTGCTCTCCCTCGACCGGTGGGTCGACTACCTGGCAGCGCATCGCTTCGGCGCCGCGAAGGGCGGCGACCGGCGCTTCGTGGACGTCGCCGGCGTGCGCACCTTCGAGCTCGGTGACCCCGAGGCCTCCCGCGTGATCCTGCCCGGTCTGCCGGTCAACGCCGACACCTGGGCGGGAGTCGCCGCGGGCAGCGGCGCCCGGGCCGTCGACCTGCCCGGCCTCGGCCTCAGCGGTGGGACCGGCGTCCAGGACTGGGACGAGTGGCTGCCGGCACTGCTCTGCGGCGACGACGTCGACCTCGTCGGCCACTCGATCGGCGCGGGTGCCGCCGTGATCGCCGCAGCGCGGTTCCCCGAGCGGGTCCGGTCCCTCACGCTGGTCGCGCCGTTCTTCCTCCAGGCCCCGGGCGGCTTGCCGGGCATCCTGAGGCCATTCGTGAGCGCGTACCTGCGGCGGACCGACGCGGTGAAGCTGTCGCGCCGTCTGACCGGGGCGGATGCGAGTGCCGCGGCTCTGGAATCCAGTGTCAGCGACCTCAAGAGAGGCACGGCTCCGCACGTGGCCTCGCAGCTCGTCCGCGCCGGATCGAAGCGCTGGCGCACCGAACTCCGGGACGCGCTGGGACGGTACACGGGTCCGGTCCGCATCATCACGGGCAGCGAGGATCCGCTCGCTCCCGCGGCGGTGGAGGAACTCGAGGCGCGGGGCGACGTCGAGCTGATCACGATCCCGGGCGCCGGACACCACCCGCAGCTGACCCACGCGGACGTCCTGACCGGGCTGCTGCAGGGTGCGGTGGCACGGGGCACGAGGGTCTGA
- a CDS encoding D-2-hydroxyacid dehydrogenase, with the protein MSEKARAVVAVPLSEEHCQLIERLEPRLDVVRQHELYHPMRGAADWSGDPDHVRSAEEQRAFEQLVDSAEFLFGIPDVDAAALARTVAANPDLRWVHTTAAGGGSQVKAADLPSEALERITFTTSAGVHGGPLAEFAVFGVLAGAKSLPRLQAQQRDREWSDRWEMKQLDEMTVLVVGLGGIGAECARRFKALGATVWGTTRSGEPVEGVDRLIPVEELAQAAAETDALVVTLPGTEQTHHLVGHEVLGNIKPGAIVSNVGRGTVIDEEALLAALDTGRVSFAALDVFEVEPLPAESPLWSRDDVLVSPHTAALNSKEEERIARLFAENATRLLDGRPLRNVVNTVEFY; encoded by the coding sequence ATGTCTGAGAAAGCCCGCGCCGTCGTCGCGGTCCCGCTCTCCGAAGAGCACTGCCAGCTGATCGAGCGTCTGGAGCCGCGTCTCGACGTGGTCCGGCAGCACGAGCTGTACCACCCCATGCGCGGCGCGGCCGACTGGTCCGGCGATCCCGATCACGTCCGCTCCGCCGAGGAGCAGCGCGCCTTCGAGCAGCTGGTCGACTCGGCCGAGTTCCTCTTCGGCATCCCCGATGTCGACGCCGCCGCCCTGGCGCGCACTGTCGCCGCCAACCCGGACCTCCGCTGGGTCCACACCACCGCGGCCGGCGGCGGCAGTCAGGTCAAGGCGGCCGACCTCCCGTCCGAGGCGCTCGAGCGGATCACCTTCACGACGTCGGCCGGCGTCCACGGCGGCCCCCTCGCCGAATTCGCGGTGTTCGGCGTCCTCGCGGGCGCCAAGTCGCTGCCCCGCCTCCAGGCGCAGCAGCGTGACCGCGAGTGGAGCGACCGCTGGGAGATGAAGCAGCTCGACGAGATGACCGTGCTCGTGGTCGGGCTCGGCGGGATCGGCGCCGAGTGCGCCCGCCGCTTCAAGGCCCTGGGCGCGACCGTCTGGGGGACCACCCGCAGCGGCGAGCCCGTCGAGGGCGTGGACCGTCTCATCCCGGTCGAGGAGCTGGCGCAGGCCGCGGCCGAGACGGACGCCCTGGTCGTCACCCTCCCCGGCACCGAACAGACGCATCACCTGGTGGGTCACGAGGTCCTGGGGAACATCAAGCCGGGCGCGATCGTCAGCAACGTCGGCCGTGGCACGGTCATCGACGAGGAGGCCCTGCTGGCCGCCCTCGACACTGGCCGGGTGTCCTTCGCGGCCCTGGACGTCTTCGAGGTGGAGCCCCTGCCGGCCGAATCCCCACTGTGGAGCCGCGACGATGTGCTCGTCAGCCCGCACACCGCGGCGCTGAACTCCAAGGAGGAGGAGCGGATCGCTCGCCTCTTCGCCGAGAACGCCACGCGGCTGCTGGACGGGCGGCCATTGCGTAATGTGGTCAACACCGTGGAGTTCTACTGA